In the Gasterosteus aculeatus chromosome X, fGasAcu3.hap1.1, whole genome shotgun sequence genome, one interval contains:
- the LOC120808944 gene encoding zinc finger protein aebp2 isoform X5: MAAAGPEEPTALGVENVAAPVDPNKGNGGEKDKSHTEPETGESGGSVEPKMKALDAAAAEEEPAVAAEKAPRDAVTDGGVRANLEATAAPEEPERKMESQGKRGEGKQEPPAVNALKETKVEPAGGGCQKSKTVCEDGEKARGGGGELDDKRRPSVEISSSDGEPLSRMDSEDSISSTLMEMESTMSSGRSTPAMMNGQGSVSSTGTKAVAFPCCWDLCPQSFNCSPDLAEHIRGVHVDGQRGGVFVCLWKGCKVYNTPSTSQSWLQRHMLTHSGDKPFKCVVGGCNASFASQGGLARHVPSHFNQQSSSKMSGPSRLKDESSSKAVLNRRRKLKNRRRCSQTRPHDFFDAETMDAIRHRAVCLNLSTHIESVGNGHSVVFNSTVVAKRKEGSGKVKVLLHWTPEDILPDVWVNETERSQLKSKVVHLSQLPQDAAMLLDPNIYSQ, encoded by the exons ATGGCTGCCGCGGGTCCAGAAGAACCCACCGCTCTCGGTGTTGAGAACGTCGCAGCGCCCGTAGATCCAAACAAGGGCAACGGCGGGGAGAAAGATAAGAGCCATACCGAACCGGAAACCGGAGAATCGGGCGGTAGCGTAGAACCGAAAATGAAAGCGTTAGACGCGGCGGCCGCCGAAGAGGAGCCCGCGGTTGCGGCAGAGAAGGCCCCGCGGGATGCGGTGACAGACGGCGGCGTGCGGGCAAACCTGGAGGCGACGGCCGCTCCCGAAGAACCGGAGCGAAAGATGGAGTCACAGGGAAAACGGGGGGAAGGAAAACAGGAACCCCCTGCCGTTAACGCATTAAAAGAAACGAAGGTGGAACCCGCAGGAGGCGGCTGCCAGAAAAGCAAAACGGTTTGTGAAGACGGCGAGAAAGCCCGCGGCGGGGGCGGGGAGCTGGACGACAAGAGGCGGCCGAGTGTGGAGATCTCCTCCTCGGATGGGGAGCCGTTGAGCCGTATGGACTCAGAGGACAG TATCAGCAGCACcctgatggagatggagagcacAATGTCCAGTGGGCGCTCCACCCCCGCTATGATGAACGGACAGGGCAGTGTCAGCTCCACCGGGACCAAGGCCGTGGCCTTCCCCTGCTGCTGGGACCTCTGTCCGCAGTCCTTCAACTGCAGTCCTGATCTGGCAGAGCACATCCGAGGCGTTCATGTggacggacagagaggaggg gtgtttgtgtgtctgtggaaggGGTGTAAAGTGTATAACACACCGTCCACCAGTCAAAGCTGGCTCCAGAGACACATGCTGACCCACAGTGGAGACAAGCCATTCAAG TGTGTGGTTGGTGGCTGCAACGCCAGCTTCGCCTCCCAAGGAGGGTTAGCTCGCCACGTCCCCAGCCACTTCAACCAGCAGAGCTCCTCCAAAATGTCCGGCCCGTCCAGACTCAAGGACGAGTCGTCCTCCAAAGCTGTGctcaacaggaggaggaaactCAAGAACAGACGCAGGTGCTCTCAAA CGAGGCCCCACGACTTCTTTGATGCCGAAACCATGGACGCTATTCGCCACAGGGCCGTCTGCCTTAACCTGTCCACCCACATTGAGAGTGTGGGCAACGGCCACAGTGTGGTCTTCAACAGCACG GTGGTGGCCAAAAGGAAAGAGGGGTCCGGCAAGGTGAAGGTCCTCCTACATTGGACACCTGAGGACAT